One Glycine soja cultivar W05 chromosome 7, ASM419377v2, whole genome shotgun sequence genomic window, TGTAAATACCATAAAAAATGACTACAGAATTTTTTTATCTGaatatatttctatttcttCATAACATTGGAAAGTGACAAGATGAATATAAATACATGAGATTTTGATTGATAGTCAAGTTTTACAGCTGCAAAAACTGATAGTTTACAACTATTAGCTTCAATAGTCAGTGTTCATGTAcaggttttattattatgttcccTCTTAGTTTAGATTCCGTATGCACTTCTCtggttttatttataaaatccgATGATGTTCAACGACAACAACCACAACACTTACCCAAATGTCAATATGACCAAGTTCTTTGACAGCGAAGTTAGCCAGTCTCTGCACATCATGAGGTTCACAAACATCACAAGCAATGCCTACAACTTTTGCATGTGAAAGCTTTGTCAGAGAAGAGCCAACTGCATTGGCAATGCCTTCCTTTAGATTTTCCTCAAGCTCTTTGATAGTTGCTTGCACAGACTCGGGGCTGTCTTCACAAAATGAGAGAACAGGTGCAACGACAACGACATGTTGTTAGTAACGCATAGATGAAAGctgcaaaatatattatttcaatCTCTATAAAATGTTCTCATAGTTCAAAACACCACCTGCGAGAGGTAACAATCACACGATCTCCAGAAAGAAGAAACTCCCGAGCTAAGGCTTTACCCAATCCCCTTGTACTGCACAAACCATTTACAAGATGCAATAAACAATGTCATGAAGACATCAGTACATATTATTACATATTATCAAAGTAAACCAATTCACAAAGCCATAAATGTTCATGTAATGATAATTTCTATCTTCCACATCAAGCCAGAAATATATAAGATATCACAGGTTCATTAAATAGCAAAAATGATGATAATCACTTAAGAAGAAGAGCATGAAGTTACTTTACCTCCCCGTTATGACAACATTACGTGGGCCGGCACGACAATGTTCCTCCAACACCATGTTAGCACCTATCATTGTCCCAATGATTACTCCTCCTAGCCAACTATACCATATTAATGCATCCATCTGACTGTCTCCACCTTCACAAAACTCACAGAAAATTTAGCATCCCATTTGGGGAACCAATGCATAACTAGAATTTCATATACATCAACAATTAGGAAAAATTGCATATAGTCCAACCTGACATCTGAAATCCAATTGAAAGGATGACCCCAGTGCTCATCATAGTCACAATATATCTTCCAATTTGAATGGCGATCTAGTTTTTGCCAATACACAAACACAGTTAGTTACGTTCAGCATTCAATACTACACAATATCAACCAAAATATAAACTCAGTAacatgtttttacaaaaaaacaataaaagaaaaacaacaacttACCGAGGATAGGAGACCCTCCACCTTGGCCACAGCTTGGCGATACTCATCATCTGATTTTGAACCCACCATGAAATTCCTCAACAAGATAGACTTGAGGGAACTCCAAAACCCACTTTCCCTTTTggttttctcttcatttttcttcaaatttcgTAACTTTTTCTCCTTTACATCCCCACCATCCTCAGTCCTAAAAGCCCTGCACACTTTCACAGAGAACCGATCACAATAATGGCCAAAACCAAGCACCCCAGGGGAAGGGCATGAGCCAAATCCCCTCCTGAGCGACCTCGTTTTCTGTTGGTTCAAACATTCTGGGACAACATGTAGCTTCACAACTGTGGCCATGGATGTGATAGA contains:
- the LOC114418559 gene encoding probable chlorophyll(ide) b reductase NYC1, chloroplastic isoform X1, which codes for MATVVKLHVVPECLNQQKTRSLRRGFGSCPSPGVLGFGHYCDRFSVKVCRAFRTEDGGDVKEKKLRNLKKNEEKTKRESGFWSSLKSILLRNFMVGSKSDDEYRQAVAKVEGLLSSIAIQIGRYIVTMMSTGVILSIGFQMSGGDSQMDALIWYSWLGGVIIGTMIGANMVLEEHCRAGPRNVVITGSTRGLGKALAREFLLSGDRVIVTSRSPESVQATIKELEENLKEGIANAVGSSLTKLSHAKVVGIACDVCEPHDVQRLANFAVKELGHIDIWINNAGTNKGFRPLLQFSDEDIKQIVSTNLVGSILCTREAMRVMRNQAIAGHIFNMDGAGSGGSSTPLTAVYGSTKCGLRQLQGSLLKECKRSKVGVHTASPGMVLTDLLLSGSTVQNRQMFNIICELPETVARTLVPRMRVVKGTGKAINYLTPPRILLALVTAWLRRGRWFDDQGRALYAAEADRLRNWAEDRARFSFTDAMEMYTENTWLSVFSLSVVCAFIILSSTGSNLPGT
- the LOC114418559 gene encoding probable chlorophyll(ide) b reductase NYC1, chloroplastic isoform X2, yielding MATVVKLHVVPECLNQQKTRSLRRGFGSCPSPGVLGFGHYCDRFSVKVCRAFRTEDGGDVKEKKLRNLKKNEEKTKRESGFWSSLKSILLRNFMVGSKSDDEYRQAVAKVEGLLSSIAIQIGRYIVTMMSTGVILSIGFQMSGGDSQMDALIWYSWLGGVIIGTMIGANMVLEEHCRAGPRNVVITGSTRGLGKALAREFLLSGDRVIVTSRSPESVQATIKELEENLKEGIANAVGSSLTKLSHAKVVGIACDVCEPHDVQRLANFAVKELGHIDIWINNAGTNKGFRPLLQFSDEDIKQIVSTNLVGSILCTREAMRVMRNQAIAGHIFNMDGAGSGGSSTPLTAVYGSTKCGLRQLQGSLLKECKRSKVGVHTASPGMVLTDLLLREEHYMQLKQTDFVIGLKIEPDFLSPMQWKCTQRTPGYLSSHFQLSVPS